In Pseudomonas hamedanensis, a single window of DNA contains:
- the mtgA gene encoding monofunctional biosynthetic peptidoglycan transglycosylase: protein MLRSIFRRLTKALLWFAGGSVLLVLVFRFVPPPGTALMVERKIESWVDGEPIDLQRSWKPWDEISDDLKVAVIAGEDQKFPEHWGFDLRAIQAALAHNELGGSIRGASTLSQQVSKNLFLWSGRSYLRKGLEAWFTALIEVFWPKQRILEVYLNSVEWDDGVFGAEAAARHHFGVSARSLSRQQASYLAAVLPNPRVWSASHPTGYVSRRAGWIRQQMSQLGGDSYLLGLNDSRRAPWSE, encoded by the coding sequence ATGCTGCGTTCAATTTTCCGTCGTCTCACGAAGGCCCTGCTCTGGTTCGCCGGTGGCAGTGTCTTGCTGGTGTTGGTGTTTCGCTTTGTGCCACCGCCGGGAACGGCGTTGATGGTCGAACGCAAGATCGAGTCCTGGGTCGACGGTGAGCCGATCGATCTGCAACGCAGCTGGAAGCCGTGGGACGAGATCTCCGACGACCTCAAGGTGGCGGTGATAGCCGGCGAGGACCAGAAATTTCCCGAGCATTGGGGCTTCGATCTGCGCGCGATCCAGGCCGCACTGGCCCATAACGAACTGGGCGGCTCGATTCGCGGCGCCAGCACCTTGAGTCAGCAAGTGTCGAAAAACCTGTTTCTGTGGTCTGGCCGCAGCTATCTGCGCAAGGGCCTGGAAGCGTGGTTCACCGCGCTGATCGAGGTGTTCTGGCCCAAGCAGCGAATTCTTGAGGTGTACCTGAACAGCGTCGAATGGGATGACGGCGTGTTTGGCGCTGAAGCGGCGGCCCGGCATCACTTTGGCGTGAGCGCGAGGTCTTTGTCGCGCCAGCAGGCGAGTTACCTGGCGGCGGTGCTGCCCAATCCGCGGGTGTGGAGCGCGAGTCATCCGACCGGTTATGTGTCTCGCCGGGCTGGTTGGATTCGTCAGCAGATGAGTCAGTTGGGTGGGGACAGTTACTTGCTGGGGCTCAACGATTCGCGTCGCGCGCCTTGGTCGGAATAA
- a CDS encoding DUF423 domain-containing protein: MLRGFLMLAAFFGFTGVALGAFAAHGLKNRLTPEYLAIFHTGVTYQLVHTLALFGVALLATQIQGRLVAWAGVSFAVGILLFSGSLYVLTITGISKLGIITPFGGLAFLLGWVCLGLAAWRLQLTA; encoded by the coding sequence ATGCTGCGTGGCTTTTTGATGCTGGCCGCTTTTTTCGGATTCACCGGTGTTGCGCTGGGCGCCTTTGCCGCCCATGGCCTTAAAAACCGTCTGACCCCGGAGTACCTGGCGATTTTTCACACCGGCGTCACCTACCAATTGGTGCACACCTTGGCATTGTTCGGCGTGGCATTGCTGGCCACGCAGATTCAAGGCCGGCTGGTCGCTTGGGCCGGCGTTTCCTTCGCCGTGGGTATTCTGCTGTTCTCGGGCAGCCTGTACGTGCTGACTATCACCGGTATCAGCAAACTCGGCATTATTACGCCGTTCGGTGGCCTGGCGTTTCTGCTCGGTTGGGTCTGCCTCGGCCTCGCCGCCTGGCGCTTGCAGCTAACCGCTTGA
- the thiS gene encoding sulfur carrier protein ThiS, with protein sequence MRIQLNGESFELPDGETVAGLITRLDLTGRRVAVELNLDIVPRSQHADTPLNDGDNVEVVHAIGGG encoded by the coding sequence ATGCGCATTCAGTTGAACGGTGAGTCCTTTGAATTGCCCGACGGTGAAACCGTTGCGGGCCTGATCACCCGTCTGGATCTGACCGGACGCCGGGTGGCGGTCGAGCTCAATCTGGACATCGTCCCGCGCAGCCAGCATGCCGATACCCCATTGAACGATGGCGATAATGTCGAAGTGGTGCACGCCATCGGCGGCGGCTGA
- a CDS encoding thiazole synthase, protein MSIVRNDKPFVLAGRTYQSRLLVGTGKYRDMEETRQAIEASGAEIVTFAVRRTNLGQIEGEPNLLEVLSPDRYTFLPNTAGCYDAIEAVRTCRLARELLDGHNLVKLEVLADQKTLFPNVIETLKAAETLVKEGFDVMVYTSDDPIIARQLAEIGCIAVMPLAGLIGSGLGICNPYNLQIILEEAKIPVLVDAGVGTASDATIAMELGCDAVLMNSAIAHAQQPVMMAQAMQHAIVAGRLAYLAGRMPKKLYASASSPLDGLIK, encoded by the coding sequence ATGAGCATCGTTCGTAACGACAAGCCTTTTGTGCTGGCCGGTCGTACTTACCAGTCGCGTTTGCTGGTCGGTACCGGCAAGTACCGTGACATGGAAGAAACCCGCCAGGCCATCGAAGCCTCGGGCGCCGAGATCGTCACCTTCGCCGTACGCCGCACCAACCTGGGCCAGATCGAAGGCGAGCCGAACCTGCTCGAAGTGCTGTCGCCGGATCGCTACACCTTCCTGCCGAACACCGCCGGTTGCTACGACGCCATCGAAGCCGTGCGCACCTGCCGCCTCGCTCGTGAGCTGCTCGATGGCCACAACCTGGTGAAGCTGGAAGTGCTGGCCGACCAGAAAACCCTGTTCCCCAACGTGATCGAAACCCTCAAGGCCGCCGAAACGCTGGTCAAGGAAGGCTTCGACGTGATGGTCTACACCAGCGATGACCCGATCATTGCCCGGCAACTGGCGGAAATCGGCTGCATCGCCGTGATGCCACTGGCCGGTCTGATCGGTTCCGGTCTGGGCATCTGCAATCCGTACAACCTGCAGATCATCCTTGAAGAAGCGAAGATCCCGGTGCTGGTCGATGCCGGCGTCGGTACCGCTTCCGACGCGACCATCGCCATGGAACTGGGCTGCGACGCCGTACTGATGAACTCGGCCATCGCCCACGCCCAGCAGCCGGTAATGATGGCCCAAGCCATGCAACACGCGATCGTCGCGGGCCGTCTGGCTTACCTCGCCGGCCGCATGCCGAAAAAACTCTATGCCAGCGCCTCTTCGCCGCTGGATGGTCTGATCAAGTAA
- the trmB gene encoding tRNA (guanosine(46)-N7)-methyltransferase TrmB, giving the protein MTESNDTPVQPDEGDERQHRRIKSFVMRAGRMTEGQQRGLDQGAPLYVLPLADAPVDYDQVFGRSAPRSLEIGFGMGHSLLEMAAAAPEQDFIGVEVHRPGVGALLNGVLTQGLTNLRVYDCDAIEVLNRCIADNSLDRLMLFFPDPWHKSRHHKRRIVQASFAELVRSKLKVGGILHMATDWEPYAEYMLEVMNVAPGYRNLAEDGKCVPRPAERPITKFERRGERLGHGVWDLKFEKIA; this is encoded by the coding sequence ATGACTGAATCGAACGACACGCCTGTCCAGCCGGACGAAGGCGACGAGCGCCAACACCGCCGCATCAAGAGTTTCGTGATGCGCGCCGGGCGCATGACCGAAGGCCAGCAACGCGGCCTGGATCAGGGCGCGCCGCTGTACGTGCTGCCGCTGGCCGATGCGCCGGTCGATTACGACCAGGTGTTCGGCCGCTCGGCACCGCGCTCGCTGGAAATCGGTTTCGGCATGGGCCACTCGCTGCTGGAAATGGCCGCGGCGGCGCCGGAGCAGGATTTTATCGGCGTTGAAGTGCACCGTCCGGGTGTCGGCGCGCTGCTCAATGGCGTACTGACCCAAGGTCTGACCAATCTGCGGGTCTACGATTGCGATGCTATCGAAGTGCTCAACCGCTGCATCGCCGACAACAGCCTCGACCGCCTTATGCTGTTCTTCCCCGATCCGTGGCACAAGAGCCGCCACCACAAGCGCCGAATCGTCCAGGCCTCGTTTGCCGAACTGGTGCGCAGCAAGTTGAAGGTCGGCGGTATTCTGCACATGGCCACCGACTGGGAACCGTACGCCGAATACATGCTGGAAGTGATGAACGTCGCCCCGGGCTACCGCAACCTCGCCGAAGACGGCAAGTGCGTGCCGCGCCCGGCCGAACGCCCGATCACCAAGTTCGAACGCCGTGGCGAACGTCTCGGCCATGGCGTGTGGGATCTGAAGTTCGAAAAGATCGCTTAA
- a CDS encoding DUF3392 domain-containing protein produces MDLILDLLATVSRWSRSNLSEIALALVGCLLVLFGADFKGWVEQRLGSIAGALRVPLMALLCVIGSGAALIYATPWVVKGLSQFNNYSLAPVLLVVLVLIGVVADRR; encoded by the coding sequence ATGGATTTGATACTCGACCTGCTCGCCACTGTCTCCCGCTGGAGCCGCAGCAACCTCTCGGAAATCGCTCTGGCGCTGGTCGGTTGCCTGCTGGTGCTGTTCGGCGCCGATTTCAAAGGCTGGGTCGAGCAACGCCTGGGCAGCATCGCCGGCGCCCTGCGCGTGCCACTGATGGCCCTGCTGTGTGTGATAGGCAGCGGCGCCGCGCTGATCTACGCCACGCCGTGGGTAGTGAAGGGTTTGAGCCAGTTCAACAACTACAGCCTGGCGCCGGTGTTGCTGGTGGTGCTGGTGTTGATTGGCGTGGTTGCTGATCGCCGCTAA
- the hemW gene encoding radical SAM family heme chaperone HemW, translating into MTTDSSASSLIFGGAASSPRAPLATLPPLALYIHIPWCVRKCPYCDFNSHTASPVLPEQEYVDALLADLDQDLHAVYGREISSIFFGGGTPSLFSAEALGRLLKGVEQRIPFASDIEITLEANPGTFEQEKFVAYRQLGINRLSIGIQSFQQEKLEALGRIHNGDEAVRAAGMARQAGFDNFNLDLMHGLPDQSLDDALSDLRQAIALNPTHISWYQLTLEPNTVFWNQPPVLPEDDTLWDIQEAGQALLAEHGYAQYEVSAYAQAGRPARHNLNYWSFGDFIGIGAGAHGKLSHPDGRIVRTWKTRLPKDYLNPAKSFQAGEKSLTDEEMPFEFLMNALRLTAGVDSRLYSERTGLSLDTLAEGRREAEQSGLLQVEPSRLAATERGQLFLNDLLQQFLN; encoded by the coding sequence ATGACCACTGATTCTTCCGCGTCGTCGCTGATCTTCGGCGGCGCCGCGTCTTCGCCTCGGGCGCCGCTGGCAACCTTGCCGCCCCTGGCGCTGTACATCCACATCCCGTGGTGTGTGCGCAAATGCCCTTATTGCGACTTCAACTCGCACACCGCCAGTCCCGTGCTGCCGGAGCAGGAATACGTCGACGCGTTGCTGGCCGATCTCGATCAGGATCTGCACGCTGTTTACGGCCGTGAAATCAGCTCGATTTTCTTCGGTGGTGGCACGCCGAGTCTGTTCAGTGCCGAGGCGCTCGGACGCTTGCTGAAGGGTGTCGAGCAGCGCATCCCGTTCGCCAGCGATATCGAAATCACCCTTGAGGCTAACCCGGGCACCTTCGAACAAGAGAAGTTCGTGGCGTACCGTCAGTTGGGCATCAATCGCCTGTCGATCGGCATCCAGAGTTTCCAGCAGGAAAAGCTTGAGGCGCTGGGCCGCATCCACAACGGCGACGAAGCGGTGCGCGCTGCCGGCATGGCGCGGCAGGCCGGGTTCGACAACTTCAACCTCGACTTGATGCACGGTTTGCCCGATCAATCGCTGGACGATGCGTTGAGCGACCTGCGTCAGGCCATCGCGCTGAATCCGACGCATATCTCGTGGTACCAGCTGACGCTGGAGCCGAACACGGTGTTCTGGAATCAGCCGCCGGTGCTGCCGGAAGACGACACGCTGTGGGACATTCAGGAGGCCGGGCAGGCGCTGCTGGCCGAGCATGGTTACGCGCAATATGAAGTGTCGGCGTATGCCCAGGCCGGACGGCCGGCGCGGCATAACCTCAATTACTGGAGCTTCGGCGATTTCATCGGCATCGGCGCCGGTGCGCATGGCAAGTTGAGTCATCCGGACGGGCGCATTGTGCGGACCTGGAAGACCCGCCTGCCGAAAGACTATCTGAATCCGGCGAAAAGCTTTCAGGCCGGCGAGAAATCGCTGACCGATGAGGAAATGCCGTTCGAATTCCTGATGAATGCCCTGCGTCTTACCGCCGGGGTGGACTCGCGCCTGTACAGCGAGCGTACCGGTCTGTCTCTGGACACGCTTGCCGAAGGCCGGCGCGAGGCCGAACAAAGCGGTCTGTTGCAGGTCGAACCGTCACGTCTGGCGGCCACCGAACGCGGCCAGCTGTTCCTCAACGATTTGCTGCAACAATTTCTGAACTGA
- the rdgB gene encoding RdgB/HAM1 family non-canonical purine NTP pyrophosphatase, which translates to MMNIKQLVLASHNAGKLKELQAMLGESVQLRSIGEWSKVEPEETGLSFVENAILKARNAARISGLPALADDSGLAVDFLGGAPGIYSARYADGKGDAANNAKLLEALKDVPQAERGAQFVCVLALVRHADDPLPILCEGLWHGRILTAASGAHGFGYDPLFWVPERDCSSAELSPADKNQISHRARAMDLLRQRLGLK; encoded by the coding sequence ATGATGAACATCAAGCAGCTCGTACTGGCCAGCCATAACGCCGGCAAACTCAAAGAACTCCAGGCCATGCTCGGCGAATCGGTGCAACTGCGTTCGATTGGCGAGTGGAGCAAGGTCGAGCCGGAAGAAACCGGCCTGTCGTTCGTCGAGAACGCGATTCTCAAGGCACGCAACGCCGCGCGCATTTCCGGTTTGCCGGCACTGGCCGACGATTCCGGGCTGGCGGTGGATTTCCTCGGCGGCGCGCCGGGTATTTACTCGGCGCGTTATGCCGACGGCAAGGGCGATGCAGCCAACAACGCCAAACTGCTCGAGGCGCTGAAAGACGTGCCGCAAGCCGAGCGTGGCGCGCAATTCGTTTGCGTATTGGCGCTGGTGCGGCATGCCGACGATCCGCTGCCAATCCTCTGCGAAGGTCTGTGGCACGGGCGCATCCTCACCGCTGCCAGCGGCGCACACGGTTTCGGTTATGACCCGTTGTTCTGGGTGCCGGAGCGCGACTGCTCCAGTGCCGAGTTAAGCCCGGCCGACAAGAACCAGATCAGCCACCGCGCCCGTGCAATGGATCTGCTGCGCCAGCGTCTGGGCCTGAAATGA
- a CDS encoding DUF4426 domain-containing protein — protein MSRLALLLLTACLSAGAIAADVIKGERKETFGDITVHYNTFNSTFLQPDIAKAAELIRSKNQGVINVSVMKHGKPLIASVTGTVKDLTSQSVPLSFRQVTEQGAIYYIAQYPVPQQETRTFEIKVQNGDKTHTIHFNQELFPGE, from the coding sequence ATGAGTCGTCTAGCGTTGTTGTTACTCACTGCCTGCCTGAGCGCTGGCGCCATCGCGGCGGACGTCATCAAGGGTGAACGCAAGGAAACCTTTGGCGACATCACGGTGCACTACAACACCTTCAATTCGACGTTCCTGCAACCAGACATCGCCAAGGCTGCCGAGCTGATCCGCAGCAAGAACCAGGGCGTGATCAACGTTTCAGTGATGAAGCACGGCAAACCGCTGATCGCCAGCGTCACCGGCACGGTCAAAGACCTGACCAGCCAAAGCGTGCCGCTGAGTTTTCGCCAGGTCACCGAGCAGGGCGCGATCTACTACATCGCCCAGTACCCGGTGCCGCAGCAGGAAACCCGCACCTTTGAAATCAAGGTGCAGAACGGCGACAAGACCCACACTATCCACTTCAACCAAGAACTCTTTCCCGGCGAATGA
- the metW gene encoding methionine biosynthesis protein MetW, producing MRADLEIIQEWIPAGSRVLDLGCGDGELLTWLRDNKNVTGYGLENDAENIAECVAKGINVIEQDLDKGLGNFASNSFDIVVMTQALQAVHYPDKILDEMLRVGRQCIITFPNFGHWRCRWYLASKGRMPVSEFLPYTWYNTPNIHFCTFEDFEELCRERDAKVIDRLAVDQQHRHGWASKLWPNLLGEIGIYRVSSPQLADHKVAV from the coding sequence ATGAGAGCTGATCTGGAAATCATCCAGGAATGGATCCCCGCCGGCAGCCGCGTCCTCGACCTTGGTTGCGGTGACGGCGAACTGCTGACCTGGCTGCGCGACAACAAGAACGTCACCGGTTATGGCCTGGAAAACGACGCCGAGAACATCGCCGAGTGCGTGGCCAAGGGCATCAACGTCATTGAGCAGGATCTGGACAAAGGGCTGGGCAACTTCGCCAGCAACAGTTTCGACATCGTCGTCATGACCCAGGCCCTGCAAGCCGTGCATTACCCGGACAAGATCCTCGACGAAATGCTTCGCGTCGGCCGCCAGTGCATCATCACTTTCCCGAACTTCGGCCACTGGCGCTGCCGCTGGTATCTGGCGAGCAAGGGCCGCATGCCGGTGTCGGAATTTCTGCCTTACACCTGGTACAACACGCCGAACATCCACTTCTGCACGTTCGAGGATTTCGAAGAACTGTGCCGCGAACGTGATGCGAAGGTCATTGATCGGCTTGCCGTGGATCAACAGCACCGCCACGGGTGGGCCAGTAAGCTATGGCCTAATCTGTTAGGTGAAATCGGTATCTACCGCGTCAGCAGCCCGCAACTGGCGGACCACAAGGTCGCGGTCTGA
- the metX gene encoding homoserine O-succinyltransferase MetX, with protein sequence MPTAFPPDSVGLVTPQTAHFSEPLALACGRSLAAYDLIYETYGTLNAQASNAVLICHALSGHHHAAGYHSVDDRKPGWWDSCIGPGKPIDTNKFFVVSLNNLGGCNGSTGPSSVNPETGKPFGADFPVLTVEDWVHSQARLADVLGIGQWAAVIGGSLGGMQALQWTITYPDRVRHCLAIASAPKLSAQNIAFNEVARQAILTDPEFHGGSFQEAGVIPKRGLMLARMVGHITYLSDDSMGEKFGRGLKSEKLNYDFHSVEFQVESYLRYQGEEFSGRFDANTYLLMTKALDYFDPAANFDDDLAKTFENATAKFCVMSFTTDWRFSPARSRELVDALMAARKDVSYLEIDAPQGHDAFLIPIPRYLQAFGNYMNRISL encoded by the coding sequence ATGCCAACTGCCTTTCCCCCCGATTCTGTTGGTCTGGTAACGCCGCAAACCGCGCATTTCAGCGAACCGCTGGCGCTGGCCTGTGGTCGTTCGCTGGCCGCCTATGACCTGATCTACGAAACCTACGGCACGCTCAATGCGCAGGCGAGCAACGCCGTGCTGATCTGCCACGCCCTGTCCGGCCATCATCACGCCGCCGGTTATCACAGCGTCGACGACCGCAAGCCCGGTTGGTGGGACAGCTGCATCGGTCCCGGCAAGCCGATCGACACCAACAAGTTCTTCGTGGTCAGCCTGAACAACCTCGGCGGCTGCAACGGCTCCACCGGCCCGAGCAGCGTCAACCCGGAGACCGGCAAGCCGTTCGGCGCCGACTTCCCGGTGCTCACCGTGGAAGACTGGGTGCACAGCCAGGCGCGTCTCGCTGACGTGCTCGGCATTGGCCAGTGGGCGGCGGTGATCGGCGGCAGCCTCGGCGGCATGCAGGCGCTGCAATGGACCATCACCTACCCGGATCGCGTGCGTCACTGCCTGGCCATCGCTTCGGCGCCGAAGCTGTCGGCACAGAACATCGCCTTCAACGAAGTCGCGCGTCAGGCGATCCTCACCGACCCGGAATTCCATGGCGGTTCGTTCCAGGAAGCGGGCGTGATCCCCAAGCGCGGCCTGATGCTGGCGCGCATGGTTGGGCACATCACCTACCTGTCCGACGACTCCATGGGTGAGAAATTCGGCCGGGGCCTGAAGAGCGAAAAGCTCAACTATGACTTCCACAGTGTCGAGTTCCAGGTTGAAAGCTACCTGCGTTATCAAGGCGAGGAGTTCTCCGGTCGTTTCGATGCCAATACGTACTTGTTGATGACCAAGGCGCTGGACTACTTCGATCCGGCGGCGAACTTCGACGATGATCTGGCAAAAACCTTCGAAAACGCCACGGCGAAATTCTGCGTGATGTCGTTCACCACTGACTGGCGCTTCTCCCCAGCCCGTTCGCGGGAATTGGTGGACGCGCTGATGGCCGCGCGCAAAGACGTCAGTTACCTGGAAATCGACGCGCCGCAGGGCCACGACGCCTTCCTGATTCCGATCCCGCGTTATTTGCAGGCGTTCGGCAATTACATGAACCGCATTTCGTTGTGA
- a CDS encoding YggT family protein, whose protein sequence is MIGLNTAAVYVLQTLGSLYLLIVLLRFVLQLVRANFYNPLCQFIVKATQPLLKPLRRIIPSLFGLDMSSLVLAILVQLLLMALTLLLTYGTTGNPLQLLIWSLIGVTALFLKIFFFALIISVILSWVAPGSHNPGAELVNQICEPALAPFRRFLPNLGGLDLSPIFAFLALKLIDMLVINNLAAMTMMPEILRLLM, encoded by the coding sequence ATGATCGGATTGAACACCGCAGCGGTTTACGTGCTGCAAACCCTCGGCAGCCTGTATTTGCTGATCGTGCTGCTGCGCTTCGTCCTGCAACTGGTGCGGGCGAACTTCTATAACCCGCTGTGCCAGTTCATCGTCAAAGCCACCCAGCCGCTGCTCAAGCCTCTGCGCCGGATCATCCCGAGCCTGTTCGGCCTCGACATGTCGTCGCTGGTGCTGGCGATCCTGGTGCAACTGCTGCTGATGGCGCTGACCCTGCTGCTGACCTATGGCACCACCGGCAATCCGCTGCAACTGTTGATCTGGTCGCTGATCGGCGTCACCGCGCTGTTCCTGAAGATTTTCTTCTTCGCCCTGATCATCAGCGTGATCCTGTCGTGGGTCGCACCGGGCAGCCACAATCCGGGCGCCGAACTGGTCAACCAGATCTGCGAACCGGCACTGGCGCCGTTCCGCCGCTTCCTGCCGAACCTGGGCGGCCTGGACCTGTCGCCGATCTTCGCTTTCCTCGCGCTGAAATTGATCGACATGCTGGTCATCAACAATCTGGCGGCGATGACGATGATGCCGGAGATTCTGCGTTTGCTGATGTGA